Genomic window (Salvelinus alpinus chromosome 13, SLU_Salpinus.1, whole genome shotgun sequence):
CCACATGTTCATTATCCACAGAAATGACTGagactatctctcctctcctacctttCTTCGTTTCACACTGCAGCAGCTGAGGGATTcgtgcacacacatgcactcacgggcacacacgcaagcacacacacattcacacacacacgcacacacacacacacacagagagagcgaccACTACACACATCTGATCAAACTTGTCCTTGGTGTGAGAGCTACTTTTGTCTCCATTTATATGCTGTGGTTGAGCAGAGGTACATATAAAACACAGCCTTTATTGGCTTAAGACAAATTATGTCACTCTAACTCACACATGACTAAAGCCAAAGCCAACCTGCAAACATATTAGCTTTGGCTTTCAATTAATGATAACAGACGAGTAACATGTCTAATTAATCATGTCAATATCCCAGTACTTACAATGATTATTTGTTCTACTCTGTGTCACAtttgactagggttgcaaaactttcaataaattccctggttggaggattcccagAATCAGGAGGAAATAGGTACGAAATCCGAAATCCTCCAATCAGGATGACTGTGAAACCAGGACATTtattaaagatcccagaattgTGCAACCCTAGCTACATTTAACACTCCTCTTAACGCCTAACTGACATTGTGtcttccccacccctctctctttccctctctccaggaTCCTGCTGACTGTAGTAGTGATCTTCCGTATTTTGATAGTAGGTATAGTGGGTGAAAAGGTCTATGAGGACGAGCAGATAATGTTCATCTGCAACACTATGCAGCCGGGCTGCAACCAGGCCTGCTATGACAAGGCCTTCCCCATATCCCACATCCGCTTCTGGGTCTTCCAGATCATCTTGGTGTGTACGCCCAGCCTGTGCTTCATCACCTACTCTGTGCACCAGTCCGCCAAGCAGCGTGACCGCAGTTACTCCATGCTGCACCCCTACATAGACCATGGTCATGCAAGTCACCACAGTCGCGGAGGCGACCACCACGCCCGCAAGCTGCGCAACATCAACGGTATCCTGGTGCAGAACCCCGACAGCggcaaggaggagcaggacctGGAGGTCAAGGAGATCCCAAATGTACCCCGGGGGCTCACGCAGGCCAAGAGCGCCAAGGTGCGGCGGCAGGAGGGCATCTCCCGCTTCTACGTCATCCAGGTGGTGTTTCGTAACGTGCTGGAGATCGGCTTCCTGGCAGGCCAGTACTTCCTGTATGGCTTCAACGTGCCAGGGATGTTTGAGTGTGACCGCTACCCCTGTGTGAAGGAGGTGGAGTGTTACGTGTCACGCCCCACAGAGAAGACGGTGTTCCTGATCTTCATGTTTGCGGTGAGCGGCATTTGTGTGCTGCTCAACCTGGCCGAGCTCAACCACCTGGGCTGGAGGAAGATCAAGACGGCCGTCAGGGGTGTTCAGGCCCGCAGGAAGTCCATCTGTGAGGTGCGTAAGAAGGACGTATCGCATGTGTCCCAGGCCCCCAACCTGGGCAGGACCCAGTCCAGTGAGTCAGCCTATGTCTGACAGAGGCTCCTCCACATGGGGGGACCTGGACCTCTGGACCGAGCACAGATTTCTCTGGGGAGGACGAACACTCAACCCAGCTCCCCCCACCCTGAGGGGCACTAACTTAACACTGCAACATTATTCAGGGGTGCAGAGGGACTTCACATGGCCATACTGGAGGATTATTGGAGAGAAGAGCTTTTTGGACTCTACAGGAGAGAGAAAGTACCTACATGGCAGTTGAGGTACTAACTAAAGTTAGATTTAAACTGTTGGGAGAGTTGTGCCTTCCAAGAGAACACACTGGATAAAGAGGAGATGGAACTAATTACTGTAAGAATATGAATTAATGATAGTTCAAATTAAGAAATAAGTCTCACATAAAATATATTATCTTTGCCTTTGTGAGAGGTCAAACGTTGTCCCTTCATTTATTTAAGTATGTGTGCATATGCAAGAACGTATGTGTGAGCATgcatgcgcatgtgtgtgtgtgtgtgtgtgcgcaagagATAAGGCAGTGTGTATGTCCTTTGTTCTGCAGAGTCAGAGCAGAGACGATGGGTGAAGTTGAGTTGCTGAGGGAATGGAAACATTCCTTCTTTCCGTTATTTTCCTTCCCTGCGGCAGCTCCACTACAAGGAGGAGCCAAGCAGAGGAGATGCACCTTTTATCATCCCCTTAGAAACCCAGAAAATAATgctttaaaatgttttaaaaaatcaaCACCAAAACTATACCTCAGCACAAACTGGAACCCCTGTCCCCCCGTCCCCCCTCCCTGCACTAGCATTCCTCCCATAGcccccccgtcccccgtccccgtccccgtccccccaTCGCTGTATTATGCATTATTTTATAAGACTGACTACAGTATGAAGCACTAAAGGAATGAATGGGATTCCAACCAGCCGTTATTTCTCCATTACACAGGAAACAG
Coding sequences:
- the LOC139537361 gene encoding gap junction delta-2 protein-like, with translation MTMGEWTILERLLEAAVQQHSTMIGRILLTVVVIFRILIVGIVGEKVYEDEQIMFICNTMQPGCNQACYDKAFPISHIRFWVFQIILVCTPSLCFITYSVHQSAKQRDRSYSMLHPYIDHGHASHHSRGGDHHARKLRNINGILVQNPDSGKEEQDLEVKEIPNVPRGLTQAKSAKVRRQEGISRFYVIQVVFRNVLEIGFLAGQYFLYGFNVPGMFECDRYPCVKEVECYVSRPTEKTVFLIFMFAVSGICVLLNLAELNHLGWRKIKTAVRGVQARRKSICEVRKKDVSHVSQAPNLGRTQSSESAYV